In the genome of Streptomyces sp. P3, the window CCACCGCACCCGGACGCGTTCGTCGGCCTGCTGCGCCGGATCGTCGCCCTGCCCAAGCCGGTCGTCGCCCGCGTCGCAGGGCACGTCCGGGCCGGCGGGCTCGGCCTGCTCGCCGCCTGCGACGTCACGGCCGCCTCCACCGCGTCGACCTTCGCGTTCACGGAGGTACGGATCGGCGTGGCGCCGGCGGTGATCTCCCTGCCGCTGCTCCCGCGCACCGACCCGCGCGCCCTCGCCCGCTACTACCTCACCGGCGAGCGCTTCGACGCCCCCGAGGCCGCCCGGATCGGCCTGCTGACCGCGGCCGGCGACGACGTCGACGCCGTCCTCGATCCCGTCCTCGCGGGGCTCCGCAGATCCGCCCCGCAGAGCCTGGCCGAGACGAAACGGCTGCTCACGGCTAAGGTGCTGGAGGCATTCGACCGGGATGCCGCCGACCTCACCGCACTCTCGGCCCGGTTGTTCTCCACCGCCGAGGCCCGCGAGGGGATGACGGCCTTCCTCGAACGACGGGATCCCGCATGGGCGCTGTGAGCGCGGTGGACCGCGACCGTGCCCCCAAACAGGACCGCAGCCGGGCCACCCGGCAGCGGCTGCTGGAGGCCGCCGTGGCCTGCCTCGGCGAGCACGGCTGGGCGGGCTCCACGGTCTCCGTCGTCGCCGAACGCGCGGGCGTCTCCCGCGGTGCCGCCCAGCACCACTTCCCCACCCGCGAGGACCTGTTCACCGCGGCCGTCGAGTACGTCGCCGAGGAACGCTCGACCGCGTTGCGCGCGTTGTTCCCGCAGGGCGCGGCCGGCGACCGGCGCGCGGTCGTCCGCGCCCTCGTCGACCTCTACACCGGCCCGCTCTTCCGGGCCGCCCTGCACCTGTGGGTGGCCGCCTCCGACGAGGAGCAGCTGCGCCCGCGGGTCACCGAGCTGGAAGCCCGGGTGGGCCGCGAGACCCACCGCATAGCCGTGGAACTCCTCGACGCCGACGAGTCCGTGCCCGGCGTCCGCGAGAGGGTCCAGGGCCTCCTCGACATGGCCCGCGGCCTCGGCCTCGCCAACCTGCTCACCGACGACGGGCCGCGCCGCGAGCGCGTGGTGGCGCAGTGGGCGGCACTGCTGGACGACGCGCTCGGCTGAGGGCGGTGTCGGTGCCGGGCCCTACGGTGTCGGCATGGGTGACACGTTCCAGACGGTCGTCGACCGCGACGCCGCACCGCGGGGCGCGCCGCGACTCGCGCGGTCCGTGGTGGACCGGTGGGTGGCCGAGGGCATCGTGCTCGCCGACGTGCAACCGGGCGTGGGCCTCAGCGACCTGCAGGGCCATCCGCCCGGACCGCACTGGCACAAGGCCGTCGACGACGCCCGCCGGGGCGCCCCGGAAGGCGTCGTCGTGCACACCGAGCGGCACGTCTTCCACAGCACCTTCCACGGCCGCGACCCGTCGACGAGCTGCCCGCGCTGTGCGGCGGTCGCCGAGGACTCGCTGCTGCTGTCGGAGGCGGTCGCGCGACGGCACCGGACCGGCG includes:
- a CDS encoding enoyl-CoA hydratase family protein, with translation MTTATAPLIGRTRTRGVETLSLDAPATRNALSSALVGALAVALADCAEDPGVRAVVLTHTGGAFCAGADLRDPPHPDAFVGLLRRIVALPKPVVARVAGHVRAGGLGLLAACDVTAASTASTFAFTEVRIGVAPAVISLPLLPRTDPRALARYYLTGERFDAPEAARIGLLTAAGDDVDAVLDPVLAGLRRSAPQSLAETKRLLTAKVLEAFDRDAADLTALSARLFSTAEAREGMTAFLERRDPAWAL
- a CDS encoding TetR/AcrR family transcriptional regulator, which gives rise to MGAVSAVDRDRAPKQDRSRATRQRLLEAAVACLGEHGWAGSTVSVVAERAGVSRGAAQHHFPTREDLFTAAVEYVAEERSTALRALFPQGAAGDRRAVVRALVDLYTGPLFRAALHLWVAASDEEQLRPRVTELEARVGRETHRIAVELLDADESVPGVRERVQGLLDMARGLGLANLLTDDGPRRERVVAQWAALLDDALG